A stretch of the Corylus avellana chromosome ca6, CavTom2PMs-1.0 genome encodes the following:
- the LOC132184775 gene encoding GEM-like protein 4, with translation MKEQYADHQFIDSPLMSSYGTSTPARHSSLSETASCLHSPPSSYDSPSFKNNKWDSEMGNKKKLGRKSSSFVYRIREHVKLGPKLSETVKGKLSLGARVVREGGRENIFRQVFGMSQGEQMLKASQCYLSTTAGPIAGLLFVSTEKVAFCSERSITISSPDGHFITTPYKVLIPVRKIQRANQSANVNNPAQKYIEIVTEDNFEFWFMGFLRYERALCNLQKAISMANQI, from the exons ATGAAGGAACAATATGCGGATCATCAGTTTATTGATAGTCCCTTGATGAGCTCATATGGCACAAGTACTCCAGCCAGACACTCTTCTCTTTCTGAGACTGCCAGCTGCCTTCATAGTCCACCTTCCTCATATGACTCCCCCTCCTTCAAAAACA ATAAATGGGATTCAGAGATGGGAAACAAGAAAAAGCTTGGGAGGAAAAGCAGCAGTTTTGTATACAGGATTCGGGAGCATG TGAAACTGGGGCCAAAGTTGTCTGAAACTGTGAAGGGAAAGCTGAGTTTGGGGGCAAGAGTTGTTCGAGAAGGAGGGAGGGAGAATATATTCAGGCAGGTGTTTGGAATGAGCCAAGGAGAGCAGATGTTGAAAGCCTCGCAATGCTACTTATCAACAACAGCCGGCCCTATTGCAGGGCTCCTCTTTGTTTCCACTGAGAAGGTTGCCTTCTGCAGTGAAAGATCCATCACCATTTCTTCCCCTGACGGCCACTTCATTACTACACCTTACAAG GTTCTGATACCAGTAAGGAAGATTCAAAGAGCCAACCAAAGTGCGAATGTGAACAACCCTGCCCAGAAGTACATAGAAATAGTTACTGAggataattttgaattttggtttatGGGATTCTTACGCTATGAGAGAGCTCTCTGCAATCTTCAAAAGGCCATTTCTATGGCCAACCAAATATaa